The following proteins are encoded in a genomic region of Plasmodium coatneyi strain Hackeri chromosome 2, complete sequence:
- a CDS encoding Vps53-like protein produces the protein MGGVDAFVQEYINSNIAKIEDVEIHVEKMNREIMELDKTISEKVENHILSQNEYDQKLRHIKEKMKIINRQMEQVDKKTEESEEILVKLCKDIKKLDIGKKNVTETIIIMKRIVMVITAISGLKKKALKREYSGCIPLISVIKEMLIHISDLRTNEKLKTLYKDANILFDDVKHQIREDIDLVYDPDVHIEKNLIIVNEENHPEGEKMSINLFDACNCLYHLDEKFVSNVVKKFSNFFLEKYIIIFENQANNLEGIDRRMAWLKRALNTYEHVYAHIFPPVYNMPYHIVCKFCSITKKHIVKIMSSSIDQMNPVSLIQTVIKVINFENFLSKSVTYFTEKRITSHDAYSSLDFPFPELIMQRDDPSHEEEDRRKDQMDNTKEEGDPFFSTAHDDTNSHSPQNFKGVMSCAFDSYLCSWLKYEEKKILQKFENIINEENKEDLLDGDGHSECKLSSSERDPLLDVNKILKKKENNTPKMDPEMVEEKHTVYKSAYKMFYLYKSYINMILQFSDCQTLYDFVTFFKTLLLKYSEELNKRIVKEVKEENKKQHFKLLSIIINTSYYVEQTMNEAFENLVKVIDPIYKDKICFKEEEQQFLQIKTKCIKGIIVFVEKKINSIISNKEIANLFDPHDVQEKTPYITNMDLFLREYFSFFKKIFNETYLIYLLEKTTTLIIQQFYHTIFSFQFMTNVTAQQLLLDCHEMEKILFQTAALLNAKKGEQHTHAAPHGTDTQTQAFALASAASDDECIIPQTYFNYVKNQTKKIEFLIKIFISNIYDMNSFNMLLTENNNICTIEEIEKILSLKEDGTGAKAPPREPSQNKNYVHDIKERGIKAAEEVKFFFNKITSM, from the coding sequence ATGGGGGGAGTGGACGCCTTCGTGCAGGAGTACATAAACAGCAACATCGCCAAGATTGAAGACGTGGAAATCcacgtggaaaaaatgaaccgaGAAATAATGGAGCTCGATAAAACCATCAGCGAAAAAGTGGAGAACCACATCCTCAGCCAAAATGAGTATGACCAAAAATTAAGacacataaaagaaaaaatgaaaataattaataGGCAAATGGAACAAGTGgataaaaaaacagaagaaagtgaagaaatCCTGGTAAAGCTATGTaaagatataaaaaaattagacataggaaaaaaaaacgtaacaGAAACGATTAttataatgaaaagaatTGTTATGGTTATCACTGCTATAAGtggcttaaaaaaaaaggccctTAAAAGGGAGTACAGTGGATGTATTCCCCTTATCTCCGTTATCAAAGAAATGCTCATACACATTTCCGACTTGAGGACaaacgaaaaattaaaaacactATACAAGGATGCCAATATCCTTTTTGATGACGTAAAGCATCAGATAAGGGAAGACATCGATTTGGTGTACGACCCCGATGTGCACATAGAGAAGAACCTCATCATCGTGAATGAGGAAAACCACcccgaaggagaaaaaatgtccaTCAATCTGTTCGATGCATGCAATTGTTTATATCACTTGGATGAAAAATTCGTTTCCAATGTAGTTAAAAAgttttccaacttttttcTCGAAAAATACATTATCATTTTTGAGAATCAAGCAAATAACTTGGAAGGGATCGATAGACGCATGGCATGGTTGAAGCGTGCACTAAATACGTATGAACATGTCTATGCTCATATTTTCCCTCCTGTTTATAATATGCCTTACCATATTGTCTGCAAATTCTGCTCCATCACCAAAAAACACATTGTTAAAATTATGTCTTCCTCTATCGACCAGATGAACCCCGTTTCGCTGATCCAGACTGTCATTAAGGTGattaattttgaaaatttcttATCCAAAAGTGTGACCTATTTTACTGAAAAGAGGATCACCTCGCATGACGCGTACTCTTCTTTGGACTTTCCCTTCCCAGAGTTGATAATGCAGAGGGACGATCCTTCCcacgaggaagaagatcGCAGAAAAGATCAAATGGACAACACCAAAGAGGAGGGGGATCCCTTCTTTAGCACTGCCCATGATGATACTAATTCCCATTCACCGCAAAACTTCAAGGGAGTCATGTCATGCGCGTTCGACAGCTACCTGTGCAGCTGGCTAAaatatgaagagaaaaaaattctccaaaaatttgaaaacataataaacgaagaaaataaagaggaCCTCCTCGACGGAGATGGGCATAGTGAATGCAAATTGTCCTCCTCAGAAAGGGACCCCCTCCTTGAtgttaacaaaattttaaaaaaaaaggaaaacaacaCCCCCAAAATGGACCCCGAAatggtggaagaaaaacacaCCGTGTACAAATCAGCGTACAAAATGTTCTACCTCTACAAAAGCTACATAAACATGATTCTTCAATTTAGCGACTGCCAAACGTTGTACGATTTTGTGACTTTCTTTAAAACCctgttattaaaatatagTGAAGAGTTAAACAAAAGAATTGtaaaagaagtgaaggaggaaaacaaaaaacagcACTTCAAATTACTGTCCATCATAATCAATACAAGTTATTACGTAGAGCAAACAATGAATGAAGCGTTCGAAAATCTTGTCAAAGTTATTGACCCAATTTATAAGGACAAAATTTGCTTcaaagaagaggaacaacaatttttacaaataaaaacaaaatgtataaagGGAATTATCGTCTTTgtagagaagaaaataaattccatCATTTCGAATAAAGAAATTGCAAACCTATTTGACCCACATGATGTCCAGGAGAAGACTCCTTACATAACTAATATGGATCTATTTCTGCgtgaatatttttccttttttaaaaaaatttttaatgagACCTACTTGATTTATTTACTCGAAAAAACGACCACACTGATCATTCAGCAGTTTTATCAtaccattttttcgtttcagTTCATGACAAATGTGACTGCCCAGCAGCTACTTCTGGACTGCCAcgagatggaaaaaattttgttccaaACGGCCGCTCTGTTGAAtgcgaaaaagggggaacagcACACCCACGCTGCGCCACACGGAACAGACACACAGACGCAGGCATTCGCATTAGCATCCGCAGCGTCAGACGACGAATGCATCATTCCTCAGACATACTTCAATTACGTAAAAAAccaaacgaaaaaaatagaatttctaataaaaatatttatctCTAACATTTACGATATGAATTCCTTCAACATGCTGCTCACCGAAAATAACAACATTTGCACCATCGAGGAGATTGAGAAGATCCTGTCCCTGAAGGAGGACGGCACGGGGGCGAAGGCCCCCCCGAGAGAACCCAGCCAAAACAAGAACTATGTGCACGACATTAAGGAGCGAGGCATAAAAGCCGCAGAGGAGGTCAAGTTCTTCTTCAACAAGATTACGAGTATGTAG